The following are encoded together in the Lactuca sativa cultivar Salinas chromosome 1, Lsat_Salinas_v11, whole genome shotgun sequence genome:
- the LOC111913582 gene encoding cytochrome P450 Tp4149, with protein sequence MFLSFCLLLFPLIPVILVLYLFTPFARFSSASKTHKNQPPSPRKLPIIGNLHKIGLNPHRSLLALTQKHGPLVLIQLGRVPVLVASSAEAAHEILKTHDVIFASRPKLSIPNALTYGSKDIAFSPYGEYWRQVRSIAVLGLLSSRRVQSFQRVREEETCLMIDKIGESCGSIVDLGELLTIFTNNVVCRVAFGRKFHGVKFNDLLKRFTYLLGAFSVGNYIPWLSWVDRFNGLEARTKNIAVEFDEVLESVLEEHISKKRAVEGDVSGENEEGQDLVNILIDAQREHTTTSFTLDKDVIKAAIMDIFAAGTDTTSTAIEWAISELIRHPRVMKRLQKEVTEIAQGKSMISEEDLEKMHYLHAVIKETLRLHTPLPLLISRQSTEYVKLMGYDIPAGTQVIINAWAIGRDPSLWEEAEKFWPERFLKSSIDYKGMHFEFLPFGAGRRGCPGIQFAIVINELALANLVYKYDFAVPDDMRGDELDMSEITGLTLHRKSALLVVATSCF encoded by the exons ATGTTTCTGTCGTTTTGCCTCCTTCTCTTTCCTCTTATTCCAGTGATCCTTGTGCTGTATCTGTTCACTCCTTTTGCAAGATTTTCATCTGCTTCAAAGACCCACAAAAACCAACCTCCATCCCCTCGCAAGCTTCCAATTATTGGAAACCTTCATAAAATAGGCCTAAACCCCCACCGTTCTCTTCTGGCCTTAACCCAAAAACATGGTCCACTTGTGCTCATTCAACTTGGCCGTGTACCCGTGCTTGTAGCCTCATCAGCTGAAGCAGCCCATGAAATCTTGAAAACCCATGATGTAATCTTCGCCAGCAGACCCAAATTAAGTATCCCTAATGCACTTACTTATGGATCTAAGGACATAGCGTTTTCTCCATATGGAGAGTATTGGAGGCAGGTGAGGAGCATTGCTGTGCTCGGGCTTCTAAGCAGTAGACGAGTTCAGTCGTTTCAAAGAGTAAGAGAAGAGGAGACCTGTCTAATGATTGACAAGATTGGAGAAAGTTGCGGTTCTATAGTTGATTTAGGCGAGTTGCTAACTATCTTTACAAACAACGTAGTTTGCAGGGTGGCCTTTGGGAGGAAGTTTCATGGGGTAAAGTTTAATGACTTGTTGAAAAGGTTTACATACCTGCTTGGTGCTTTTTCTGTTGGGAATTATATTCCATGGCTGTCATGGGTGGATCGATTTAATGGTTTAGAGGCAAGAACAAAAAATATTGCTGTAGAATTTGATGAGGTTCTCGAGAGTGTTCTTGAAGAACATATAAGTAAGAAAAGAGCAGTGGAAGGCGATGTTAGTGGTGAAAATGAAGAAGGCCAAGATTTAGTTAATATCTTAATCGATGCTCAAAGAGAACACACTACCACGTCCTTTACTCTTGACAAAGATGTCATTAAAGCCGCCATCATG GACATATTTGCTGCTGGAACTGATACCACATCCACAGCCATAGAGTGGGCAATCAGCGAGCTAATAAGACATCCGAGAGTAATGAAAAGGTTGCAGAAAGAAGTCACTGAAATAGCGCAAGGAAAATCGATGATTAGTGAGGAGGATTTGGAAAAAATGCATTACTTACATGCTGTCATCAAAGAGACTCTCCGGTTGCATACTCCACTTCCACTACTCATTTCTCGACAATCAACAGAATATGTGAAATTAATGGGCTATGACATTCCAGCGGGTACGCAAGTGATTATTAATGCTTGGGCAATAGGAAGAGATCCTTCACTCTGGGAGGAAGCAGAGAAGTTTTGGCCAGaaaggtttttgaaaagttctATTGACTATAAAGGGATGCACTTTGAGTTCCTTCCATTTGGTGCTGGACGCAGAGGATGTCCTGGTATTCAGTTTGCAATAGTTATTAACGAGCTTGCTTTAGCAAATCTTGTGTACAAATATGATTTTGCAGTGCCAGATGATATGAGAGGGGATGAACTGGACATGAGTGAGATCACTGGACTAACACTCCATAGAAAGTCCGCTTTACTGGTTGTGGCGACTTCTTGCTTCTAG